In Solimonas sp. K1W22B-7, the DNA window CAGGACCTGCGCAGCGACGATCCCGGCACCGAGCAGAAGCTGCGTGTCGCGCTGATGCAGAGCGTGCCGGATCACTCCGGCTACAACCGCGGCTCGGCGCAGAGGCGCCTGCGCAAGCTGCTGTCGCAGTCGCTGACCGGCGGCCAGCGCGCCGCCGCCAGCGTGCGCCTGCACGAACTGGACAGTGCCACCCAGTGCCAGGTCGAGGTGCAGGACCTGCGCCAGCGCATGGCCGCGGTGGTCGATATCGAGCGCCGTCTCGGGAAGGGGCGCTGATGAGCCTCGCCCGAATCGCAGAGCGTCCGATCCTGCTGGTGGACGACGATACGCGTCTGCTGCGCCTGCTGGCGCTGCGGCTGGAAAGCGAGGGCTACGCCGTGGCCGTGGCCAGCAGCGCGCCCGAGGCGATGCAGCGCCTGGGCGAAGTGCGACCGCAATTCGTGCTGGCCGACCTGCGCCTGCCGGATACCGACGGCATCGCCCTGCTGACGCGTATCCAGAGCCATAGTCCCGGCCTGCCGGTGGCGATCCTCACTGCCCACGGCGATATTCCCGACGCGGTGCGCGCCACCCAGGCCGGCGCGGTCGACTTCCTCACCAAACCGGTGGACCGCGACCGCCTGCTGGCCTGCATCCGCAGCCATCTCGGCGAAGGCCTGCCGCCGCGCGCCGACTGGCGTGCCGGCGTGATCACGCGCAGCCCCATCATGGAGGCGCTGCTCGATGACGCCGGGCGCGTCGCGCGCATGGACTCGGCGGTGCTGCTGACCGGCGCCAGCGGCAGCGGCAAGGAAGTGCTGGCGCGTGCGATCCACCTGGCCAGCCGCCGCAGCGTGCGCCCCTTCGTGGCGATCAACTGCACCGCCGTGCCCGCCGACCTGCTGGAGTCCGAACTGTTCGGCCACCGCCGCGGCGCCTTCACCGGCGCGCAGAGCGACCACCCCGGCCTGTTCCGTGCCGCCGAGGGCGGCACCGTGTTCCTCGACGAGATCGGCGACATGCCGCTGGCGCTGCAGGCCAAGCTGCTGCGCGTACTGCAGGAGCGGGAAGTACGTCCGGTGGGCGAGACGCGCACCGTGCCGGTGGACGTGCGGGTGCTGTCCGCCACGCATGCGGACCTGGACGCGCGGGTCGCCGACGGCCGCTTTCGCGAGGACCTGTTCTACCGGCTCAATGTCGTGCGCCTGCAGCTGCCGCCGCTGGAACAGCGTCGCGAGGACATTCCGCTGCTGGTGCAGCATCGCCTGGCGCAGCTTGCCGAAGCCGGCGCGCCGCGGCGCCTGTACTCGGCCGAAGCGCTGGAGGCACTGGTCACCGCGCCCTGGCCGGGCAACGTGCGCCAGCTGTTCAACGCGGTGGAGCGCAACGTCGCGCTGGCACCGGGGCGCATCATCGGCGCGGCCCTGGTCAGGGCGTCGCTGGGCGAGCGCACGGCGGGGCTGGCGTCCTTCGACGAGGCGCGTGCCGAGTTCACCCGCAACTACCTGCGCCAGATGCTGGAACTGGCGGGCGGCAACATCAGCCGCGCGGCGCGGCTGGCGGGGCGGAACCGGACGGATTTCTACAAGCTGCTCAGTCGCTACGGTGTCGAGGCGCGCGCGCGGAAGCACCTGGGCGATTTAGAGCCGGACGAGTCGGTCCGCGAATGAACGCGAATGGACGCAAATGGCCAAGCCTTATGTATTCGCGTTGATTTGCGTTCATTCGCGGACTGATGTCTTGTCCCAATGACCTGAATCGCTACGGCATGTTGTACTGCTTCCTCTTGCGATACAGCGTCGAGCTGTCGATGCCCAGCGTGCGCGCCGCCGCCTCCATGGTCGGCGAGATCGCCAGCAGCGCCTGGATATGTGCCTGCTCCAGCTCCTGCAGGCTCACCGGGTCGCCGGCGCGCAGGCCGCCGCTGACGCCGCGGCCGGAACTGGCAAAGGGCAGGTGCTCCGGGCCCACGGCGTCGCCGGGACACAGGATCACCGCGCGTTCGACCACGTTGCGCAATTCGCGCAGGTTGCCGGGCCAGTCGTAGGCCGTCAGCAGCGCCGTTGCCGCCTCGCCGAAACGCCGCGCCGGCCGGTCGTACTGGTGTACGAACTTCTCCAGCAGGTGCGTGGCCAGGCGAGCGACGTCCTCGCGGCGCTCGCGCAGCGAGGGCATGGTCAGCGTCACCACGTTGAGGCGGTAGTAGAGGTCCTCGCGGAACCTGCCCTCGCTGACCATCGCACGCAGGTCATGGTTGGTGGCAGCGATGACGCGCACGTCGGCCTTGCGCGTATGCGGGTCGCCGACGCGTTCGTATTCACGGTCCTGGATGAAGCGCAGCAGGCGCGGCTGCATCGCCGCCGGCATGTCGCCGATCTCGTCGAGGAACAGCGTACCGCCGTCCGCCACCTGCACGCGGCCCTGGCGGTTGTCGGTGGCGCCGGTGAAGGCGCCGCGCACATGGCCGAACAGTTCGCTGGCCAGCAGCTCCGCCGACAGCGACGGGCAACTCACCGTCGCGAAGTTGCCCTTGCTGCGCACGCTCCAGTCATGGATCGCGCGCGCCAGCACGTTCTTGCCGACGCCGCTCTCGCCCAGGATCAGCACTGTGGCGTCGGTGGCCGCCACCTGCCGCGCCACCTCGTAGGTCGCCAGCAGCTGCGGGTTGCGCGTGTCCAGGTCGATCTCGGAGCGGCCGTCGTCGTCGCTCTTCTCCAATGCCTCGATGCGCCGCTCCATGCGGCGTGCGTCGGCCTGCTGCGCCACCGCATGCACCAGTTCGTCGGGCGAGCAGGGCTTGACCAGATAGTCGCTGGCGCCGGTGCGCAGGGCGTTGACCGCCAGCGTCGCGTCGTTGAGCGCGGTGGCCATCACGATGCGCATCCAGGGCGCCGCCTCGCGCAGGCGCGGCAGCAGGTCCATGCCGGAATCCTCGCCGAGGTTCACGTCCAGCAGGCAGACATCGAATACCGCACGGGCCAGCGCCGATTCCGCCTCGGCCGCCGACTGCGCGGTCTCGATGCGGTAGCCATGCTCGTCCAGCGCGCGGCGGAAATTGCGCAGCATGGCCGGATCGTCGTCCACCACCAGCACGCCGCTGCGCTGCAGTTCCAGGCGTTCGCTCATCACGGCCGTTCTCCATTGCAAATTGCATTATGACCCGTCCGGGCGCCCTGCAGGGCGCCGGCCATAGGCCGGCTGGGAATGTCCAACTCATTGATTTTTAAAAACATGACGGCTGGCACGCGACTTGGACAGAGAGTCCTGTCGTACCCACCCGATCTGTGGAGGAGACCATCCATGCTTTATTACTCCATCGTTTTTCTGGTTATCGCACTGATTGCCGCAGCGCTCGGCTTCGGCGGCATCGCCGGTACGGCAACCGGCATCGCCAAGCTGCTGTTCCTGGTATTCCTGGTGCTGTTCGTGGTGTCGCTGGTCCTGGGGCGCCGTCCGCCGGTCAGCTGAGGCCCGGCAGCAGCACAAAAACCCCGCACGCCGAAAGGCCTGCGGGGTTTTTCATTCATTTGCTCAGTGCTTGCGGAGGCGCTGCTCAAAGTCGCGTACCTCGGCTTCGGCCTTGTCCCTGGCCAGGCCATAGCGCTCCTGGATCTTGCCTTCCAGCACGTCGCGCTTGCCCTCGATCAGCGTCAGGTCGTCGTCGGTGAGCCTGGCCCACTTCTGCTTGACCTCGCCCTTCAGCTGCTTCCACTGGCTCTTGATGATGTCCTGGTTCATGTGGCACTCCTTCCTTGAAGTTGGATAAAAGTACAAACCGGCGGCTCTTCCTAGGGCCTGTTAACACTACGGCAGTCGCTGCGACGGAGACCGTTTTGGCGCAGGGCTATGTCCCGGCACGCGCGGTGTACTCGAAGTACATAAGCGGGGCGGGACGACGCCCTGCGCCAAAACGGTCCCGCCCGAAGGGTGCCCCCGTCTTTGCGGCCATGCTGTGTTGCTCGTCGGTTATTTGGAACCACCAAACTCCCTCCTCGCGTCGTGCCTGGCCGCAAATACGGGGGCATCGCAGCGACTGCCGTAGTGTTAACAGGCCCTAAGCCGCCATGCGCTGCTTCAGCGCACGCATCTCGTCATGGCAATCGCGCACGCGGGGCAGATACATCTCGAGCTGGCGCAGCACCGACGGATCGTCGGCCTCGCGGATGGCGCGGCGCAGGTGCTCCAGCAGCCGGTCCTCCGCGTCCTCCAGCTGTGCCACGTAGGCACGGGTTTCGTCGCGCGCCAGCGTGGCGCGGACCTGGGCGTAGACCTTGCGCAGGGCGCCGCTCAGCGTGCCGCCCGGGGGTACAACCTCGCCGCTGGCGGCGATGCTGGCGGACAGCCCGTTGATCAGCTCGCGCTTGGCCGCGGCCATGCGCGAGAACAGGCTGCGCAGCTGGCTGTCCTGGACCTGCTCGAAGGCCTGCTCGTAGAACTCCGCGCCATCGCGGGCGACCTGCACGAGTTCCTTCAGCTGGTTCACATTGTTCATATCGGCAC includes these proteins:
- a CDS encoding sigma 54-interacting transcriptional regulator, with translation MSLARIAERPILLVDDDTRLLRLLALRLESEGYAVAVASSAPEAMQRLGEVRPQFVLADLRLPDTDGIALLTRIQSHSPGLPVAILTAHGDIPDAVRATQAGAVDFLTKPVDRDRLLACIRSHLGEGLPPRADWRAGVITRSPIMEALLDDAGRVARMDSAVLLTGASGSGKEVLARAIHLASRRSVRPFVAINCTAVPADLLESELFGHRRGAFTGAQSDHPGLFRAAEGGTVFLDEIGDMPLALQAKLLRVLQEREVRPVGETRTVPVDVRVLSATHADLDARVADGRFREDLFYRLNVVRLQLPPLEQRREDIPLLVQHRLAQLAEAGAPRRLYSAEALEALVTAPWPGNVRQLFNAVERNVALAPGRIIGAALVRASLGERTAGLASFDEARAEFTRNYLRQMLELAGGNISRAARLAGRNRTDFYKLLSRYGVEARARKHLGDLEPDESVRE
- a CDS encoding sigma-54-dependent transcriptional regulator, which gives rise to MSERLELQRSGVLVVDDDPAMLRNFRRALDEHGYRIETAQSAAEAESALARAVFDVCLLDVNLGEDSGMDLLPRLREAAPWMRIVMATALNDATLAVNALRTGASDYLVKPCSPDELVHAVAQQADARRMERRIEALEKSDDDGRSEIDLDTRNPQLLATYEVARQVAATDATVLILGESGVGKNVLARAIHDWSVRSKGNFATVSCPSLSAELLASELFGHVRGAFTGATDNRQGRVQVADGGTLFLDEIGDMPAAMQPRLLRFIQDREYERVGDPHTRKADVRVIAATNHDLRAMVSEGRFREDLYYRLNVVTLTMPSLRERREDVARLATHLLEKFVHQYDRPARRFGEAATALLTAYDWPGNLRELRNVVERAVILCPGDAVGPEHLPFASSGRGVSGGLRAGDPVSLQELEQAHIQALLAISPTMEAAARTLGIDSSTLYRKRKQYNMP
- a CDS encoding DUF1328 domain-containing protein, whose amino-acid sequence is MLYYSIVFLVIALIAAALGFGGIAGTATGIAKLLFLVFLVLFVVSLVLGRRPPVS
- a CDS encoding CsbD family protein, giving the protein MNQDIIKSQWKQLKGEVKQKWARLTDDDLTLIEGKRDVLEGKIQERYGLARDKAEAEVRDFEQRLRKH
- a CDS encoding PA2169 family four-helix-bundle protein; the encoded protein is MNNVNQLKELVQVARDGAEFYEQAFEQVQDSQLRSLFSRMAAAKRELINGLSASIAASGEVVPPGGTLSGALRKVYAQVRATLARDETRAYVAQLEDAEDRLLEHLRRAIREADDPSVLRQLEMYLPRVRDCHDEMRALKQRMAA